A single genomic interval of uncultured Desulfobacter sp. harbors:
- a CDS encoding BON domain-containing protein, which produces MVKMTKTTVIRHCIIGLVLSAFIAGCGGAWNKESTGEYVDNTVLTTKVKTAIFNDPMLKVFQINVESFKGVVQLSGFVDSKKAADRAVEIARSVTGVKSVKNDLVIK; this is translated from the coding sequence ATGGTGAAAATGACGAAAACAACTGTAATAAGACATTGTATTATCGGGCTCGTTCTGTCTGCGTTTATTGCTGGATGCGGGGGGGCATGGAACAAGGAAAGTACTGGAGAATATGTTGATAATACTGTCCTTACCACCAAGGTTAAAACGGCAATATTCAATGATCCCATGCTCAAGGTTTTTCAAATAAATGTAGAATCATTCAAGGGGGTTGTTCAGTTGAGCGGTTTCGTGGATTCTAAAAAGGCAGCGGACAGGGCTGTAGAAATAGCACGCTCAGTAACGGGGGTCAAATCTGTAAAGAACGACTTAGTCATCAAGTAA
- a CDS encoding AAA family ATPase — protein MDNKTPQIIIPEACANRIFEMSGAELEPDIAADLWSKIIKHKWLLSEKVGRDVGLRTACIDFLENMEQAPDEYRTYKHKNILKEMAAQTISREMWDTIADSQPPKQLVQRRIILPLTEEGLAKKHGVICPKAIIFFGPPGTGKTHFVKAIAGVLSWWYIEIIPSMLMVDGVENVGANLRKVMQLAGNLDKVVLFIDEFEEIAGSRDRADRIDKSITNEFLKQIPLLKSQKNKILLVCATNYIRQLDTAMLRPGRFDCVIPVGGLDREGRATILEHYLTRLNTGQIDLDQLIGITSGFTPADIQYLFDQVAYFAFEQELTEKEDYRVTTETFIQMMSKVSPSLSNEVIEEFEKDSISYSRF, from the coding sequence ATGGACAATAAGACACCGCAAATTATAATACCGGAAGCGTGTGCGAATAGAATCTTCGAAATGAGCGGGGCAGAGCTCGAACCGGATATTGCCGCCGACCTGTGGTCTAAAATAATAAAACATAAGTGGCTTCTCTCGGAAAAAGTCGGTCGGGATGTGGGGTTGCGGACGGCCTGCATTGATTTTTTAGAAAATATGGAGCAAGCCCCTGATGAGTACAGGACGTATAAGCACAAGAATATCTTGAAGGAGATGGCGGCACAGACCATCAGCAGGGAAATGTGGGATACCATAGCCGACTCCCAGCCCCCCAAGCAATTGGTCCAACGCAGAATAATTCTTCCCCTGACGGAAGAGGGCCTGGCAAAAAAGCATGGGGTTATTTGTCCCAAGGCGATCATATTCTTTGGACCTCCCGGCACAGGAAAGACTCACTTTGTAAAGGCCATAGCAGGCGTCTTGTCCTGGTGGTACATTGAGATCATACCGAGCATGCTGATGGTGGATGGTGTGGAAAACGTCGGGGCAAATCTGCGTAAAGTAATGCAACTGGCAGGAAACCTTGATAAAGTGGTCCTTTTTATAGATGAGTTCGAAGAGATCGCGGGCAGCCGTGACAGGGCGGACAGGATTGATAAGTCCATTACCAACGAGTTTTTAAAACAAATTCCGCTGCTTAAGAGTCAGAAAAACAAGATACTGCTGGTGTGTGCCACGAATTACATCCGGCAACTGGATACTGCTATGCTCCGGCCGGGAAGGTTTGACTGTGTTATTCCGGTTGGTGGATTGGACAGGGAAGGAAGGGCAACTATCCTTGAACATTATCTTACCAGGCTCAATACCGGACAAATCGATCTGGATCAACTTATTGGGATAACATCCGGGTTTACCCCTGCCGACATCCAATATCTTTTTGATCAGGTTGCGTATTTTGCATTCGAGCAGGAACTTACCGAAAAAGAGGACTACCGGGTAACCACAGAGACATTTATTCAAATGATGTCAAAAGTGAGCCCCTCTCTGAGCAATGAAGTGATTGAAGAATTTGAAAAGGATAGTATCAGCTATTCACGATTCTGA
- the hflK gene encoding FtsH protease activity modulator HflK, protein MTLPRRLCAEQSATVWAANVLTTGRVAVASEAKNEIQKILTIYESGVRLVTVELQDVTPPDTVKPAFNEVNESRQDKERTINKAQEQANREIPKARGVATQSISEAEGYALERVNRAQGEATRFEAILGQYEQAPQVTRRRLYLEAMTGFLSNMKGLYIVDKDQKAMVPWLPLESSGQPSTQGRKP, encoded by the coding sequence GTGACACTACCGAGGCGGTTATGCGCCGAGCAGTCGGCAACCGTCTGGGCAGCGAATGTGCTGACTACCGGACGGGTGGCGGTGGCCAGTGAAGCCAAAAACGAAATCCAGAAAATCCTGACAATCTATGAGTCTGGAGTGCGTCTGGTTACCGTAGAACTTCAGGATGTAACCCCGCCGGATACCGTAAAACCTGCCTTTAATGAAGTCAACGAGTCGCGTCAGGACAAAGAGCGAACGATCAATAAAGCCCAGGAACAGGCCAACCGGGAAATCCCCAAGGCCCGAGGCGTGGCTACGCAAAGCATCAGCGAGGCTGAAGGTTACGCATTGGAACGTGTAAACCGGGCCCAGGGAGAGGCCACCCGTTTTGAGGCCATTTTAGGACAATACGAACAGGCGCCGCAGGTCACGCGCCGGCGGTTGTATCTGGAGGCCATGACCGGTTTCCTGTCAAACATGAAAGGGCTTTATATCGTGGATAAGGACCAGAAGGCAATGGTGCCCTGGCTCCCATTGGAATCCAGTGGGCAACCATCAACACAGGGGAGGAAACCATGA
- a CDS encoding antibiotic biosynthesis monooxygenase, with amino-acid sequence MIIVKINLTVLAEKQKELLQTLISLIEPVKKEKGCSSYALFCEITDKNSFCIMEEWTNQKDLNHHLKSFRFGVLLGTKPLLLKPPIIQIHTPNDIQGMAFVEAVRAKEKE; translated from the coding sequence ATGATTATAGTCAAAATAAACCTAACCGTGCTTGCAGAAAAACAAAAGGAACTTTTGCAGACCCTTATTTCATTGATCGAGCCGGTAAAAAAAGAAAAAGGATGCAGCAGCTATGCTCTCTTTTGTGAAATCACAGACAAAAACAGCTTTTGTATCATGGAAGAATGGACAAACCAAAAAGATTTGAATCATCATTTAAAATCGTTTCGGTTCGGTGTGTTGCTTGGGACAAAACCTCTTTTATTGAAACCGCCAATTATCCAGATCCACACACCTAACGATATTCAAGGGATGGCTTTTGTTGAAGCTGTCAGAGCCAAAGAAAAAGAATAA
- the hflC gene encoding protease modulator HflC, with the protein MKFTVKAVIIATSVALVTIAYGGLYTLEEGLQAIVVQFGRPVGEPVTEAGLHMKLPFVQEVRRFEKRLLVWDGDPNQVPTKGREFIWVDTTARWRIADAKKFLENVASEEGAQSRLNDILDSVVRDQVSSSELVELVRSASWEVPEGEALKEIPKEREEELKREIARGREEITRTILTKAQKIIPQYGIELVDVRIKRLDYVESVREKVYERMISERKRIAAQFRSEGEGRSAEILGTMEKELRQIRSTAYRQVQEIQGKADAEATQIYGQAYNKNPEFYAFLRTLESYKEKTNKNSVLILTTDSDFYQYIKQASPRGKK; encoded by the coding sequence ATGAAATTTACCGTAAAAGCAGTAATCATAGCAACATCGGTGGCGCTCGTTACCATAGCCTATGGCGGTCTATATACACTGGAAGAGGGTCTGCAGGCCATTGTCGTGCAGTTTGGCCGGCCTGTTGGGGAACCGGTAACCGAGGCGGGATTGCACATGAAACTGCCCTTTGTGCAGGAGGTCCGGCGATTTGAAAAGCGTCTGCTGGTCTGGGACGGTGATCCGAACCAGGTTCCCACCAAGGGACGCGAGTTCATCTGGGTGGATACCACCGCCAGATGGCGGATTGCCGATGCGAAAAAATTCCTGGAGAATGTAGCCAGCGAAGAGGGGGCCCAGTCGCGTTTGAACGATATTCTCGATTCGGTCGTGCGTGACCAGGTGTCGAGCAGCGAACTCGTGGAACTCGTACGCAGCGCATCGTGGGAGGTGCCAGAAGGCGAAGCCCTGAAAGAAATACCAAAGGAGCGTGAAGAAGAGCTTAAAAGGGAGATTGCCCGGGGCAGGGAGGAGATCACCCGCACGATACTGACTAAGGCACAGAAGATCATCCCGCAATACGGCATTGAACTTGTGGATGTGCGCATCAAGCGCCTCGACTACGTTGAAAGCGTCCGTGAAAAGGTCTATGAGCGTATGATTTCCGAGCGCAAGCGCATTGCCGCGCAGTTCCGTTCCGAAGGCGAGGGACGCAGCGCCGAGATCCTCGGCACAATGGAAAAAGAGCTGCGCCAGATTCGCTCAACGGCCTACCGCCAAGTGCAGGAAATCCAAGGTAAAGCCGACGCTGAAGCGACGCAAATCTACGGCCAAGCGTACAATAAAAATCCAGAATTCTATGCCTTTTTGCGCACCCTTGAAAGCTACAAGGAAAAAACGAATAAGAATTCCGTACTGATCCTCACCACGGACAGCGACTTCTATCAATATATCAAGCAGGCGAGCCCCAGAGGAAAAAAATAG
- a CDS encoding DUF2254 domain-containing protein, which yields MFERLRFLYNRIGEKLWIKPLVTCVLSIMIVFLIKQVDYYEIDQFFPEVNKNSIEMLLSIIASSMLAIATFAVGSMVSAYNSASRTATPRSFPLIISDDESQNALSTFIGTFIFSVISLMVLKNGYYGKSARFMIFTLTLIVLGVVIVTFVRWVDSIARLGRLGRIINKVEKATDDALQRRRLAPTLGGVPSGQLKPVGQAVYGNSIGYVQRIEMAGLQGTAERLQLQIMVDALPGTFVAPGRALAYVTTDSGTLSKKDTDQIAKTFLIGGDRTFDEDPQFGLVVLSEIAIRALSPAVNDPGTAIDVIGTLVRLFTHWSKTVEDDNSRDFKDDSRDFKYDRVMVPEISLWDMFDDAFNAIARDGAGAIEVVVRLQKAFQALALIGDPKIREVAMFQARLALARAELSLDLPEDLDIARKATKLVGTF from the coding sequence ATGTTTGAACGATTGAGATTTCTTTATAACCGTATCGGCGAAAAACTTTGGATTAAGCCACTTGTCACCTGCGTGCTCTCAATAATGATTGTGTTTCTGATAAAGCAAGTGGACTATTACGAAATCGATCAGTTTTTTCCCGAGGTTAATAAAAACTCGATAGAGATGTTGCTGTCCATTATTGCCTCAAGTATGCTGGCAATTGCCACCTTTGCTGTCGGATCAATGGTCTCCGCCTATAATTCAGCCAGCAGGACTGCAACGCCGCGCTCTTTTCCGCTGATCATTTCCGATGACGAATCCCAAAATGCACTTTCTACCTTTATCGGCACATTCATTTTCAGCGTCATCTCACTTATGGTTTTAAAGAATGGATATTACGGCAAATCAGCTCGTTTTATGATATTCACTTTGACATTAATTGTTCTTGGTGTGGTTATTGTTACCTTTGTTCGCTGGGTTGACAGTATTGCCCGTCTTGGGCGTCTCGGCAGGATCATCAATAAGGTGGAAAAAGCAACAGATGATGCTTTGCAGCGAAGACGATTAGCACCCACCCTGGGTGGTGTTCCTTCGGGGCAGCTTAAACCTGTGGGACAGGCCGTTTATGGAAATTCGATCGGATATGTCCAGCGCATAGAGATGGCTGGCTTACAGGGTACTGCAGAAAGATTGCAGCTGCAGATTATGGTGGATGCTTTGCCCGGAACCTTCGTAGCGCCAGGCAGGGCTCTTGCCTATGTGACCACAGATTCGGGAACCCTGTCAAAAAAAGATACTGATCAGATAGCGAAAACGTTTTTGATCGGTGGGGACAGGACCTTTGATGAAGATCCTCAATTTGGCCTCGTCGTCCTCTCAGAAATTGCCATTCGAGCATTGTCGCCCGCCGTCAATGATCCCGGTACCGCAATTGATGTTATCGGGACGCTTGTGCGGCTTTTTACGCATTGGAGTAAAACCGTTGAAGATGATAACAGTCGAGACTTTAAAGATGACAGTCGAGACTTTAAATATGATCGGGTAATGGTGCCGGAAATATCATTATGGGACATGTTTGATGATGCCTTCAACGCCATTGCCCGTGACGGGGCTGGCGCCATTGAAGTAGTGGTGAGATTACAAAAGGCCTTTCAGGCGCTGGCATTAATCGGAGACCCCAAAATTCGAGAGGTGGCAATGTTTCAAGCCCGTTTGGCACTTGCCAGGGCTGAGCTATCACTGGATCTCCCAGAAGATCTCGATATTGCAAGGAAAGCAACCAAACTTGTCGGGACCTTTTGA
- a CDS encoding glucoamylase family protein, giving the protein MLQNIKSIFMKLSHRIGRLSIILTPSKGHMDETPLRSELFSSSQMKEHGKTLAGLHTLTQKHFPERLLARLANNENALLEVHNHLIKDVKENKGIAPAGEWLLDNFYLIQEQIQAAKQLLPKGYAKDLPLLGTTPSTGLPRVYDIALETISHGDGRVDIKSLGNFVAAYQSIALLQLGELWAIPIMLRLALIENLRRVGIRIVADSIARNQAVYWADTITETAEKNPGNLILTVAEMARSNPPLVGAFVAEIARRLQGQDATRTLLFSWIEQKLSESSLTIAQLLHLENQRQAADQLSISNSLGSLRFLGAADWNQFVESMSVVEQTLQGDPAGVYGLMDFATRDRYRHTVEDLAKKSGLSEKEVARKAIELARENAVGQQEDSRAAHVGFFLLDKGLTQLQERAGVSKNIVDRLGKAGRRFSLSLYLGTIFIVTAIISLGIVAALHPQDKHGPLIWITSSLVLVCVSQLSIALVNLISTWFTKPHLLPRMDYSKGIPPESSTLVVVPTLLRSPGNIEGLIEALEVRFLANQGVNLRFGLLTDFEDASEETLVTDDSLLHKVRQGIEALNVKYKKNQAPFFLFHRPRLWNEREKIWMGYERKRGKLGELNQLIQSGSGNGFSLIIGDIKALEKVTYVITLDTDTELPRDSVQQLAGAMAHPLNRPIYDPAKGRIVSGYGILQPRVAISLPGTNLSRYARMWGNDAGVDPYTRVVSDVYQDLFGEGSFIGKGIYDVKAFELVLKDRFPENLILSHDLIEGCYARSGLISDVPLYEAYPSGYIADVSRRRRWIRGDWQILRWLFPCVPGVNVRFQKNPISILSRWKILDNLRRSLVPLALILLLLLGWTMLPSPWISTTAVMGIVVIPSLITALISLFRKPGDVRMRQHLSGSGNSFMESLSQAMFVFICLPHEAWFSTTAILRTLGLMLVSGKGLLEWNPQNMTGHKNGSGLGATLRSMWASPVMAMAAAGYLAFSRPTVLPVAMPVLILWFAAPFIAWRISCPLSPPKTGLSENQILFLRKLSRRTWTFFETFVGPEDHWLPPDNYQEAPLDVVAHRTSPTNIGLSLLSDLSACDFGYISVREFMTRTERTLGTLDKLDRYRGHFYNWYDTQSLKPLLPMYISSVDSGNLAASLLTLRAGLLALPDEKFLGKRLFDGLSDTAMVLADVAGPLLSDLLSRELVEFTSDMTALKSSPMDETPREVWRHLDRLAASSKEMVSRTEASPDKEILWWTQALSRQCEAAMDEMTLFSPWVQSMILKQSPDRFPDLETIPSLRQLARFDINLLPEIAKERKACVTAESKHLLDELSRLVIAASLHARERITALENLARHVGELANAMEHGFLYDRTRRLLSIGYNVSEGRLDRSYYDLLASEARLTSFVAIAQGQIPQESWFSLGRLLTVASGKPVLISWSGSMFEYLMPLLVMPTYEQTLLDQTCRTAVAGQIRYGGKNGVPWGISESGYNMVDSQFNYQYKAFGVPGLGLKRGLEEDLVVAPYASALALMVAPEEACRNLEELTSQGFQGRYGFYEAIDYTPIRLPRGQSHAVVRSFMAHHQGMSFLSLTNLLLSGPMQKRFESDPMFQATMLLLQERLPRATVFSKSPGLTVSYKTPYSLEEKPIRVYTTPDTPAPEVQLLSNGRYHVMVTNAGGGYSRWKNLALTRWREDGTCDNWGTFFYIRDISSGVFWSTAFQPVHKEAKEYEAIFSEGRAEFRRRDGDLETHTEIAVSPEDDIELRRITINNHSITPRTIEVTTYAEIVLAPPNDDMQHPAFSKLFVQTEILRDQGAILATRRPRSDDELTPWMFHAMSLHGNTKEEFSYETDRQQFIGRGNTLKNPRAMESLSPLSSSEGAVLDPIVAIDAE; this is encoded by the coding sequence ATGCTACAGAACATCAAATCCATTTTTATGAAGCTGTCCCACAGGATAGGGAGACTGTCCATAATTTTAACCCCATCCAAGGGCCACATGGACGAAACACCCCTGCGGTCTGAGCTGTTCAGTTCTTCCCAGATGAAAGAACACGGTAAAACTCTGGCGGGGTTGCACACATTGACCCAAAAGCATTTTCCGGAACGCTTGCTCGCAAGACTTGCCAATAACGAGAACGCTCTGCTTGAGGTCCACAACCATTTGATTAAGGATGTCAAGGAGAACAAGGGGATTGCTCCGGCAGGTGAATGGCTGCTCGACAACTTTTATCTTATACAGGAGCAGATTCAGGCGGCAAAGCAGCTTTTGCCCAAAGGATATGCCAAGGATCTTCCCTTACTTGGAACTACTCCTTCAACAGGACTTCCCCGGGTATATGACATTGCCCTTGAGACCATTTCCCATGGCGATGGCCGGGTGGATATAAAGAGCCTTGGCAATTTTGTTGCGGCCTACCAGTCGATTGCCTTGCTGCAACTGGGTGAACTGTGGGCGATTCCCATCATGCTGCGCCTGGCCCTGATTGAAAACCTCAGGAGGGTAGGAATCCGTATTGTCGCTGATTCAATTGCCCGGAATCAAGCCGTTTACTGGGCGGACACGATTACAGAGACAGCGGAAAAGAACCCCGGAAACCTTATTCTCACCGTTGCCGAAATGGCCCGGTCAAACCCGCCCCTGGTCGGCGCCTTTGTAGCGGAGATAGCCCGCCGCCTCCAGGGTCAGGACGCTACCCGTACATTGCTTTTTAGCTGGATCGAGCAGAAGCTTTCGGAGTCGAGTCTGACCATTGCACAGCTGCTTCATTTGGAGAATCAGAGGCAGGCGGCTGATCAGCTTTCCATAAGCAACAGTTTGGGAAGTCTCCGGTTCCTTGGCGCAGCAGACTGGAATCAATTTGTGGAATCCATGAGCGTTGTTGAACAAACCCTGCAGGGCGACCCTGCCGGAGTCTATGGCTTAATGGATTTTGCCACACGGGATCGATACCGTCACACAGTTGAGGATCTGGCAAAAAAAAGCGGGCTTTCCGAAAAAGAGGTGGCCCGGAAAGCCATCGAACTGGCCCGGGAAAACGCAGTTGGACAACAGGAGGACAGCCGGGCAGCCCACGTGGGTTTTTTCCTTCTGGACAAGGGTCTTACCCAGCTCCAGGAACGTGCAGGGGTCAGCAAAAATATTGTTGACAGACTGGGAAAGGCTGGTCGCCGTTTTTCATTATCCTTATATCTTGGAACAATTTTTATAGTTACAGCAATTATTTCTTTAGGTATAGTGGCAGCACTTCATCCCCAGGATAAGCACGGTCCATTGATATGGATTACATCCAGTCTTGTCCTTGTCTGTGTGAGTCAGCTTTCCATTGCCCTGGTCAATCTGATTTCCACATGGTTTACCAAACCGCATCTTCTGCCGCGTATGGATTATTCCAAAGGAATTCCTCCTGAATCTTCAACCCTGGTTGTGGTCCCCACACTGCTTAGGAGTCCTGGCAACATCGAAGGGCTCATCGAAGCCCTGGAAGTCCGGTTCCTGGCTAACCAGGGTGTCAATCTGCGATTCGGTCTGCTTACCGACTTTGAGGATGCATCTGAGGAGACGCTTGTCACGGACGATTCACTGCTGCACAAGGTCAGGCAGGGAATAGAAGCGTTGAACGTCAAATACAAGAAGAACCAGGCACCTTTTTTCCTGTTTCACCGCCCCCGCCTATGGAATGAACGGGAGAAGATCTGGATGGGTTATGAAAGGAAACGGGGAAAGCTCGGGGAACTTAATCAGCTTATCCAGAGCGGCTCCGGGAATGGTTTTTCTCTCATTATCGGGGATATCAAGGCATTGGAAAAAGTAACCTATGTCATAACCCTGGACACGGACACAGAGCTGCCCCGTGATTCGGTGCAGCAGCTGGCAGGAGCAATGGCACATCCCCTTAACCGTCCGATTTATGATCCGGCCAAAGGCCGTATTGTATCTGGATACGGTATTCTTCAGCCCCGGGTAGCCATCAGCCTGCCGGGGACGAACCTGTCACGGTATGCCCGCATGTGGGGAAATGACGCCGGAGTTGACCCCTACACCCGTGTCGTATCCGATGTCTACCAGGATCTGTTCGGAGAAGGTTCGTTCATCGGTAAGGGTATTTATGACGTCAAGGCCTTTGAGCTTGTTCTTAAAGATCGTTTCCCCGAAAATCTGATCCTGAGCCATGATCTTATTGAAGGGTGTTATGCACGATCCGGACTCATCAGCGATGTACCGCTTTACGAGGCATATCCATCGGGCTACATTGCGGATGTGAGCCGCCGCCGGCGCTGGATCCGGGGAGACTGGCAGATCCTCAGATGGCTCTTTCCCTGTGTACCAGGGGTCAATGTTCGTTTTCAAAAAAATCCGATTTCCATCCTGTCCCGCTGGAAGATTTTGGATAACCTTCGGCGCAGCCTTGTGCCTTTGGCATTAATTCTCCTCCTCCTGCTCGGCTGGACCATGCTGCCGTCTCCCTGGATCTCTACGACGGCAGTCATGGGTATTGTCGTAATTCCTTCCCTGATCACCGCCCTTATAAGCCTTTTCAGGAAACCCGGCGATGTGCGGATGCGACAGCACCTGTCCGGCTCAGGTAACTCCTTTATGGAAAGCCTTTCACAGGCCATGTTTGTATTCATCTGCCTGCCCCATGAAGCCTGGTTCAGCACTACTGCCATCCTGCGCACCCTGGGGCTCATGCTGGTTTCAGGCAAGGGACTTCTTGAATGGAATCCCCAGAATATGACAGGTCATAAGAACGGCTCCGGCCTTGGTGCCACCCTCCGGAGCATGTGGGCTTCACCGGTCATGGCCATGGCCGCAGCAGGCTATCTTGCTTTTTCACGCCCGACAGTTCTGCCGGTTGCAATGCCGGTTCTGATCCTCTGGTTTGCTGCTCCGTTTATTGCCTGGAGGATAAGTTGTCCCCTGAGTCCTCCCAAGACCGGGTTGAGTGAGAATCAGATCCTTTTTTTGAGAAAACTGTCCCGGCGTACCTGGACTTTCTTTGAAACCTTTGTGGGCCCCGAGGATCACTGGCTGCCTCCGGATAATTACCAGGAAGCCCCCCTGGATGTTGTTGCCCACCGTACGTCACCCACCAACATAGGGCTTTCTCTCCTCTCGGATTTATCAGCCTGTGACTTTGGCTACATCTCTGTCCGGGAGTTCATGACCCGCACGGAAAGAACCCTGGGGACTCTGGATAAACTTGATCGGTACCGAGGCCATTTCTACAACTGGTACGACACCCAGTCCCTTAAACCCCTGCTGCCCATGTATATTTCGTCTGTGGACAGCGGAAATCTTGCTGCGAGCCTCCTGACCCTGCGGGCAGGACTGCTTGCGCTCCCCGATGAGAAGTTTTTGGGAAAACGATTGTTTGACGGCCTGTCTGACACTGCCATGGTTCTGGCGGATGTTGCGGGCCCCCTGCTGTCCGACCTTTTATCCAGGGAACTGGTAGAATTCACATCGGATATGACGGCTCTGAAATCATCACCCATGGACGAAACGCCAAGGGAAGTATGGCGTCACCTTGATCGCCTCGCAGCCTCTTCAAAGGAGATGGTCAGCCGCACTGAAGCTTCTCCTGACAAGGAAATTTTATGGTGGACACAAGCCCTGTCCAGACAGTGTGAGGCCGCCATGGATGAAATGACACTGTTTTCTCCATGGGTTCAATCAATGATCCTGAAGCAATCCCCTGACAGATTTCCCGACCTTGAAACCATACCCAGTCTGCGCCAGTTGGCCAGGTTTGATATAAATCTGCTGCCTGAAATCGCCAAAGAGCGAAAGGCATGCGTGACAGCCGAAAGCAAACACTTGCTTGACGAGCTTAGCAGGCTCGTCATTGCAGCAAGCCTTCACGCCAGGGAAAGGATCACCGCTCTTGAGAACCTGGCACGCCACGTCGGGGAACTTGCCAATGCCATGGAGCATGGGTTCCTGTACGACAGGACGCGCCGCCTTTTGTCCATTGGTTACAATGTCAGTGAAGGTCGGCTGGACAGGAGTTACTATGACCTTTTGGCATCGGAAGCCAGGCTGACCAGCTTTGTTGCCATTGCCCAGGGTCAGATTCCCCAGGAGAGCTGGTTCTCATTGGGACGTCTTCTCACCGTGGCTTCCGGAAAGCCGGTTCTCATTTCCTGGAGCGGCTCCATGTTTGAATATCTCATGCCTCTTCTGGTGATGCCGACCTACGAACAGACCCTCCTTGACCAGACCTGCAGGACAGCTGTGGCAGGCCAGATTAGGTATGGGGGGAAAAACGGTGTTCCCTGGGGGATTTCAGAATCGGGCTATAACATGGTTGACAGTCAATTCAACTACCAGTACAAAGCCTTTGGCGTGCCCGGCCTTGGTCTCAAGCGAGGACTTGAGGAAGACCTGGTCGTTGCACCCTACGCCTCGGCACTGGCGCTCATGGTGGCTCCCGAGGAGGCCTGCCGCAACCTTGAAGAATTAACTTCCCAGGGCTTTCAAGGCAGGTACGGTTTTTATGAAGCCATTGACTATACCCCGATCCGTCTGCCACGCGGTCAGTCCCATGCCGTGGTCCGTTCGTTCATGGCCCACCATCAGGGAATGAGTTTTCTTTCCCTGACTAACCTGCTTTTATCGGGCCCCATGCAGAAACGGTTTGAGTCAGACCCCATGTTCCAGGCAACCATGCTGCTGCTCCAGGAGCGGCTGCCCAGGGCCACAGTTTTTTCAAAATCCCCAGGACTCACTGTGAGCTATAAGACACCGTACTCCCTGGAGGAAAAACCGATACGTGTTTACACAACCCCCGACACCCCAGCTCCGGAGGTACAGCTCTTGTCCAACGGGAGATATCATGTCATGGTCACCAACGCTGGAGGCGGCTACAGCCGTTGGAAAAACCTGGCTTTGACACGCTGGCGTGAAGATGGAACCTGTGATAACTGGGGGACCTTTTTCTATATTCGTGACATATCCAGTGGCGTATTCTGGTCAACGGCGTTTCAGCCGGTGCATAAGGAAGCCAAAGAATACGAGGCCATATTCTCCGAAGGCCGGGCCGAGTTCCGGCGCCGGGACGGGGATTTAGAGACTCACACGGAGATCGCTGTTTCACCCGAGGATGATATTGAACTGCGCCGGATCACCATCAACAATCATTCTATAACCCCCAGAACCATCGAAGTGACCACCTATGCGGAAATTGTCCTTGCTCCTCCCAACGATGATATGCAGCACCCTGCATTCAGCAAACTTTTTGTTCAGACCGAGATCCTCCGAGACCAGGGTGCGATCCTTGCAACCCGCCGTCCCAGATCCGATGATGAACTCACGCCGTGGATGTTCCATGCAATGTCGCTACACGGTAATACAAAAGAAGAATTCTCCTATGAGACGGATCGGCAGCAGTTTATCGGCAGGGGCAATACCCTTAAAAACCCCCGGGCAATGGAGAGCCTGTCTCCCCTTTCCAGCAGTGAAGGCGCTGTCCTTGATCCCATCGTGGCCATCGATGCCGAATAA
- a CDS encoding DUF1328 domain-containing protein yields MLSWSMLFLVVAIIAGVLGFGGLAGTAIGIAKILFGLFLILFVVSLILGRRPRV; encoded by the coding sequence ATGCTTTCCTGGTCAATGTTATTTTTAGTAGTTGCAATCATTGCAGGTGTCCTGGGTTTTGGGGGCCTTGCCGGTACTGCCATCGGAATTGCAAAGATACTGTTTGGTCTCTTTTTAATTCTGTTTGTTGTATCTTTGATATTAGGCAGACGGCCGCGTGTATGA